Proteins from one Fragaria vesca subsp. vesca linkage group LG6, FraVesHawaii_1.0, whole genome shotgun sequence genomic window:
- the LOC101302676 gene encoding uncharacterized protein LOC101302676, whose translation MAAITISSPKSTILQNHISHREPSSSFLGGSFKGLCLQFKPRNKKKDATNLVVASAKLTTKESISSTRSGGDRFYINFTGFPFPLGPFLNRSTTRTEAVKGSIWLFEQEQALGFSSVSTNIRMTVVKLKSGGLWVHAPIAPTKECIQLLKELGAPVEYIVLPTFAYEHKIFVGPFSRAFPRAQVWVAPRQWSWPLNLPLEFFGIFRAKTLQDEDLSTPWANEIEQKVLSSPEVGIGPYVEVAFYHKPSRTLLVTDAVIFVPRQPPDCISKESLLASAKNGLAVKILSKGKEVSDEPVIDNKMNRQKGWERMVLQILFLGPSNLLEPKASFSQMSQKLIVSPIVKTLVFSKVPEKVRDWIDRISRDWRFRRIIPAHFAAPVNASRSDFLAAFAFLDDLLDERYATRPSLSSLFTSLMGKAASYFPPDDMKTLSSLDQFLVSVGAVKKTVSGRKR comes from the exons ATGGCAGCCATTACTATTTCTTCACCAAAATCCACCATTTTGCAAAACCATATCTCTCACAGAGAACCCAGTTCTAGCTTTCTTGGTGGTTCCTTTAAGGGTCTTTGTTTGCAATTCAAACCCAGAAACAAGAAAAAAGATGCCACCAATTTGGTGGTTGCTTCAGCAAAACTCACCACCAAAGAAAGCATCAGTAGCACTAGGTCAGGAGGTGACCGGTTTTACATAAACTTCACTGGTTTTCCTTTTCCTCTGGGACCTTTTCTCAATAGGAGCACTACTAGGACTGAG GCTGTGAAAGGTTCCATATGGTTATTTGAGCAAGAGCAAGCATTAGGCTTCAGCAGTGTGTCAACGAACATTAGAATGACAGTAGTGAAACTTAAATCTGGAGGATTATGGGTCCATGCACCCATTGCTCCAACCAAGGAGTGTATTCAG CTTCTGAAGGAGTTGGGGGCACCTGTAGAATACATAGTGCTGCCTACATTTGCTTATGAGCACAAAATATTTGTTGGTCCATTTTCTAGAGCGTTCCCTCGAGCTCAGGTATGGGTGGCACCAAGGCAGTGGAGTTGGCCTTTGAATCTGCCACTGGAGTTTTTTGGGATCTTTCGTGCTAAAACCTTACAAGATGAAGATTTGTCCACACCATGGGCTAATGAGATTGAGCAGAAAGTTCTAAGTTCTCCAGAAGTCG GTATTGGACCCTATGTGGAGGTAGCTTTCTATCATAAGCCTTCGAGAACTCTACTGGTGACAGATGCTGTAATTTTTGTGCCACGGCAGCCACCTGATTGTATTAGCAAGGAATCGTTGCTGGCATCTGCAAAGAATGGTTTGGCTGTGAAAATTCTAAGTAAAGGAAAAGAGGTATCAGATGAACCAGTCATAGACAACAAGATGAACCGTCAAAAAG GATGGGAAAGAATGGTTTTGCAAATTTTGTTTCTTGGTCCATCAAACCTGTTGGAACCTAAAGCTAGCTTCTCACAGATGTCACAAAAGCTGATTGTTTCACCCATTGTGAAGACTCTTGTCTTCAGCAAGGTTCCGGAAAAG GTCAGGGATTGGATTGACAGAATTTCACGGGACTGGAGGTTCAGGAGGATAATCCCTGCTCATTTTGCTGCACCAGTTAATGCAAGCAGGTCTGACTTCCTAGCTGCATTTGCCTTTTTGGATGATCTGTTGGATGAACGTTATGCCACTCGGCCTTCACTCTCTTCTCTCTTCACATCCCTAATGGGAAAGGCGGCTAGTTACTTTCCTCCCGATGACATGAAAACTTTATCATCTCTCGATCAGTTTTTGGTCTCAGTGGGAGCTGTGAAGAAGACTGTCTCAGGTCGGAAAAGATGA
- the LOC101302961 gene encoding uncharacterized protein LOC101302961, whose protein sequence is MWNFASNCIAGNVGLKNDSLRPTQVTPDCCSDDEGSSGVGREEGLECPICWESFNIVENVPYVLWCGHTLCKNCILGLQWAVVKFPTLPIQLPLFISCPWCNLLSFRLVYRGLLKFPRKNYFLLWMVESMNGDRVKSHSTGSGDNQPAWPVNGNTSTGSQLNHRRGQCVRHPEPPGSNHNHGIVNNYLNMERLHSSLRKSLFFFVHLTAKFPLVVIFLLIILYAIPASAAILALYILITVLFALPSFLILYFAYPSLDWLVREIIT, encoded by the coding sequence ATGTGGAATTTTGCATCCAATTGCATAGCTGGAAATGTTGGACTGAAAAATGACTCTCTAAGGCCAACACAAGTAACTCCTGACTGCTGCTCCGATGATGAGGGTTCTTCTGGTGTTGGCAGAGAGGAAGGACTGGAGTGCCCTATATGCTGGGAATCTTTCAACATCGTTGAAAATGTGCCATACGTTTTATGGTGCGGCCATACGCTCTGTAAAAATTGCATTCTGGGTCTGCAATGGGCTGTTGTCAAGTTCCCCACCCTACCAATTCAGCTTCCACTATTTATTTCCTGCCCATGGTGCAATCTGTTATCCTTCCGGCTGGTTTACAGGGGACTCCTGAAATTTCCTCGTAAGAACTACTTTCTTCTGTGGATGGTTGAAAGCATGAATGGTGACAGAGTGAAGTCTCATTCTACCGGCTCCGGTGATAATCAACCAGCCTGGCCAGTAAATGGAAATACATCCACTGGAAGTCAACTGAACCACAGGAGGGGACAATGTGTTCGTCATCCTGAGCCACCAGGGTCAAATCATAACCATGGCATTGTGAATAATTACCTCAATATGGAGCGACTGCATTCTTCCCTCCGAAAGTCGCTGTTTTTCTTCGTTCATTTGACAGCAAAGTTCCCACTGGTTGTCATATTTCTTCTGATCATCTTATATGCAATACCAGCCAGTGCAGCCATATTGGCCTTGTACATACTTATCACGGTGCTGTTTGCTCTCCCGTCATTTCTTATTTTGTACTTTGCATATCCTAGTTTGGATTGGCTTGTGAGGGAAATCATCACCTGA